The proteins below come from a single Arthrobacter sp. zg-Y1171 genomic window:
- a CDS encoding AAA family ATPase: MESVSLVAGLIGRTELLDDLCSALTAGGAGAVILGQPGAGKTAVLHAVADRLRADFHIIPVRGTAIAAGTPYGALAYLISGLPEGAERDPLQLLQELSRSFDAEARENRVLVTVDNADRLDRFSIMVLSQLLRRGKIDVLAAASLDWEADHELVGLWSEGLLERVDLELLTERETRQLMQELLGGPVSSLAAGTMWKETAGSPRLIRLMTAAQERSGTLVRREAVWVRTAPFVRTGEVSEVFDTVLDRLGAHERRLVEVLALCVSLPLSIVLELVPAAAVEALEEQQIISVGGNPPSVRLGGGNPGSVIAASMAPGRRRELWEDMGVRLDPADMDGEELTGFLGWALSCGEEIGPGEALLAARVANDRADAAAALRFVRAAASKTPGQEMVLEEVRALHSVGHLDKALRVLREAEPRLASEKRSSFVPLMLLYSYTLARVPGSGDPQQALAAIEESCPAEGEPPELEAALVMARSALAADGGRLPLVPERLASLREDGKLGQATRMQAAALSAHVLALAGRTDEALHILDQLGPPENYAVNGGNAGEACTRIFDTYVLSGELDRAADFVKAFDAIGVRPSYQGSAGELAVAILAAWQGQEGMARDALTGAIGQLRVHDPQDMLPLARTLTAYIHRERRPEAAELLRQAGIGRQHPSYFRGFLLRYFSILADGADDGIRGGRLRAEAASAHAAGYAAPALLFLSAAVRAGDKDAAADVIRVSKEVSGRFSERMADFAAGLLNDDPARLVAAARGFLDCGQYLLARDAARAVEHSLAECSADERKRLAKTAREVANASMRRMEHSGGRAETLAELSEFEADLAHRAVTMATTTQIARELNLSPRTIEWHLGKIFAKLHVSGRIELSEILA, translated from the coding sequence ATGGAAAGTGTTTCACTTGTCGCCGGGCTAATCGGGCGAACTGAGCTTCTTGACGACCTGTGCTCGGCACTTACTGCCGGCGGTGCCGGAGCCGTTATCCTCGGTCAGCCCGGTGCCGGGAAAACTGCCGTGCTGCACGCAGTGGCGGACCGCCTCCGGGCAGACTTCCATATCATTCCGGTCCGCGGTACGGCCATCGCCGCCGGGACTCCTTACGGAGCCTTGGCCTATCTCATCAGCGGCCTGCCCGAAGGCGCGGAGCGGGATCCGCTTCAGCTGCTGCAGGAACTTAGCCGCTCCTTTGACGCCGAAGCACGGGAAAACCGCGTGCTGGTTACGGTGGACAACGCGGATCGGCTGGATCGATTTTCCATCATGGTGCTGTCCCAGTTGCTGCGGCGGGGAAAGATTGACGTGCTGGCGGCGGCGTCCCTCGACTGGGAAGCAGACCATGAGCTGGTGGGCCTCTGGAGCGAAGGCCTGCTGGAACGGGTCGACCTTGAACTGCTTACCGAGCGGGAGACCCGCCAGCTTATGCAGGAATTGCTCGGCGGTCCCGTTTCCTCCCTTGCCGCGGGCACAATGTGGAAGGAAACAGCGGGCAGCCCCCGGCTCATCCGGCTCATGACAGCTGCACAGGAGCGATCCGGGACCCTGGTGCGTCGGGAAGCGGTATGGGTCCGGACCGCTCCCTTTGTCCGCACCGGCGAGGTCAGCGAGGTTTTCGACACCGTGCTGGACCGGCTGGGTGCACACGAACGCCGGCTGGTCGAGGTCCTGGCGCTGTGCGTCAGCCTGCCTCTGTCCATCGTCCTGGAACTGGTACCGGCAGCCGCCGTCGAGGCACTCGAAGAGCAGCAGATCATCTCTGTTGGCGGCAACCCGCCGTCAGTGCGGCTCGGCGGCGGAAATCCGGGGTCGGTAATAGCGGCGAGCATGGCGCCCGGCCGGAGGCGGGAACTGTGGGAAGACATGGGAGTCCGGCTTGACCCTGCGGACATGGACGGCGAGGAACTGACCGGGTTCCTGGGCTGGGCGTTGTCCTGCGGGGAGGAGATCGGTCCGGGGGAGGCCCTCTTGGCCGCACGTGTGGCCAACGACCGTGCGGATGCAGCGGCCGCGCTCCGGTTTGTCCGGGCGGCGGCCTCGAAAACGCCCGGCCAGGAGATGGTTCTTGAAGAGGTCCGCGCCCTGCACAGTGTGGGCCATCTCGACAAGGCACTCCGCGTCTTGCGTGAAGCCGAGCCCCGCCTGGCCTCGGAGAAGCGCTCCAGCTTCGTGCCGTTGATGCTGCTTTACAGCTATACCCTGGCCCGTGTTCCCGGATCGGGAGACCCGCAACAGGCGCTTGCCGCGATAGAGGAGTCATGCCCGGCCGAAGGGGAACCACCAGAGCTTGAAGCGGCACTGGTCATGGCCCGCAGCGCACTGGCTGCGGACGGGGGGCGCCTTCCGCTGGTCCCGGAGCGGCTCGCCAGCCTTAGGGAGGACGGAAAACTGGGGCAGGCCACTCGGATGCAGGCAGCAGCGTTGTCCGCCCATGTCCTCGCCCTGGCCGGCCGGACCGATGAAGCACTGCACATCCTCGACCAGCTGGGGCCGCCGGAGAATTACGCGGTCAATGGCGGGAACGCCGGGGAAGCCTGCACCCGCATATTCGATACCTATGTCCTTTCAGGCGAGCTGGACCGGGCTGCAGATTTCGTCAAGGCCTTCGACGCGATCGGGGTCCGCCCCTCCTACCAGGGCAGCGCAGGTGAACTGGCCGTGGCCATCCTGGCTGCCTGGCAAGGACAGGAGGGCATGGCCCGGGATGCGCTAACCGGTGCTATCGGGCAGCTCCGCGTCCATGACCCGCAAGACATGCTTCCCCTTGCCCGAACCCTTACGGCCTATATCCATCGTGAGCGGCGCCCGGAAGCCGCCGAACTGCTTCGGCAGGCAGGCATCGGCAGGCAACATCCCAGCTACTTCCGGGGGTTCCTCCTCCGCTATTTCTCCATCCTGGCCGACGGCGCCGATGACGGAATCCGCGGCGGGCGCCTGCGCGCCGAAGCTGCGTCCGCGCACGCGGCAGGGTACGCGGCACCGGCGCTGCTGTTCCTGTCTGCAGCTGTTCGGGCCGGTGACAAGGACGCTGCCGCCGATGTGATCAGGGTGTCCAAGGAGGTGAGCGGAAGGTTCAGCGAACGGATGGCGGACTTCGCTGCCGGTTTGCTCAACGATGATCCGGCCCGGCTGGTCGCTGCGGCAAGGGGTTTCCTCGACTGCGGGCAGTACCTGCTCGCACGGGATGCCGCCAGGGCTGTCGAGCACAGCCTGGCAGAATGCAGCGCAGACGAGCGGAAAAGACTGGCCAAAACTGCCCGTGAAGTGGCAAATGCGAGCATGCGCCGCATGGAGCATTCCGGCGGCCGCGCAGAAACGCTGGCAGAACTGAGTGAATTCGAGGCAGATCTTGCGCATCGGGCGGTTACGATGGCCACCACCACGCAGATAGCCAGGGAACTGAACCTGTCTCCCCGAACCATCGAGTGGCACCTGGGAAAGATTTTCGCGAAGCTCCACGTCTCCGGCCGCATTGAGCTGTCCGAGATCCTGGCCTAG
- a CDS encoding LuxR family transcriptional regulator, whose product MQPHEDQPAFPVLTAADTPDAAAGTGARQQAQPAVVGREQVLEEILRNLSGGAQGTGCLLVGEAGIGKTAVMQHVLRNLQEDTYIVQVRGSVFAGRTPFGALTFLLSDLDPELSSHPVMILRGLTQLVSERSGGRPVLLSVDNAEELDEFSAMVLTQMVLNRSAGMLVAFRDFSSAPAEFAGLWRDGILERVDLEPLSVPETAAYLGSLLGGTVSRAAAAAVHDHAGGNPHLLALARTDFQDAGRLKLHNGTWILAPGEEIRGGRVASAVMGNLSDLPPAQTNLLQLLSMAQSLPLPVVLARLDSADLDALQEKGIVTLDARPVVDVLISNPVVARSVRASLTPARQRQLFEELAPALNTGLVLDPLVLARWLSAIGEAPSLELVLRAARLATASGQPETAVRLLSEVTDGEESAGAVVELARARTAQGEYGAAMGVLARFRGSESVPSGQDRIRLLLAEGKVMCIEATGLRDPRSAETPAEPARMRHTDLFEQAEQEIADLRDNGGDVADLVRELALARAECHSAHGRFVANATYLADLELPDAGFRILRAAWQAEAWSMTNRQDDAVEQAGKVERLLQGTELTAGTRARVVSRLLHTYALTGALPACERLLERSAAEGMEGTYAELAEGLLHAFAGRPEPALAALTPGVSQLTVSGPAAFLPLAAAAAAYCHAVEGRSEEARRYLQVQRSAADGGPWTVRRGARHFAALTEAALGSETGSSRFSSLAAQDHRRGAYAYELLARFTAMRLGDEESLDDVLSVAANLEGDFASLCELYAKGLGNGDAQVLLRASEVAAGVGHVLLAREISEHALSIASGAGDRATVRFIHRSRRVAAPDSPAEAADEFLGALTARERSIARKAVAGTSNKKIAEELGISVRTVEGHLYQVYSKLHVGSRRELARTIAEQSGAKK is encoded by the coding sequence GTGCAGCCTCATGAAGATCAACCAGCCTTTCCCGTTCTAACCGCCGCCGATACGCCGGACGCGGCAGCGGGCACGGGCGCCCGACAGCAGGCCCAGCCCGCCGTCGTCGGCAGGGAGCAGGTACTGGAAGAAATACTGCGGAACCTGTCCGGGGGCGCGCAGGGAACCGGCTGCCTGCTTGTGGGGGAGGCCGGTATCGGCAAGACCGCCGTGATGCAGCACGTGCTCCGCAACCTGCAGGAAGACACGTACATAGTGCAGGTGCGTGGCTCGGTATTTGCGGGGCGGACACCGTTTGGCGCACTGACGTTCCTGCTCTCGGACCTGGATCCGGAGCTTTCCAGCCATCCGGTGATGATCCTGCGCGGCCTCACGCAGCTGGTGTCGGAACGTTCCGGCGGCCGGCCGGTGCTCCTGTCCGTGGACAACGCAGAGGAGCTGGACGAGTTTTCAGCCATGGTGCTTACCCAGATGGTGCTTAACCGCAGCGCCGGCATGCTCGTGGCATTCCGCGATTTCAGTTCGGCTCCGGCGGAATTTGCGGGCCTGTGGCGGGACGGCATCCTGGAGCGGGTGGATCTTGAGCCGTTGAGCGTCCCCGAAACCGCCGCTTACCTCGGTTCGCTGCTGGGCGGTACGGTCTCGCGGGCAGCAGCAGCCGCAGTCCACGACCACGCCGGAGGGAACCCGCATCTGCTGGCGCTGGCCCGAACAGACTTCCAGGATGCCGGGCGGCTGAAACTGCATAACGGCACGTGGATCCTTGCCCCAGGCGAAGAAATCCGCGGTGGGCGGGTCGCTTCAGCAGTCATGGGCAACCTCTCCGACCTGCCGCCCGCCCAGACCAATCTCCTCCAGTTGCTGTCAATGGCGCAGTCGCTCCCGCTGCCCGTGGTCCTTGCCCGGCTGGACAGTGCGGATCTGGACGCGCTGCAGGAAAAGGGAATCGTGACACTCGATGCCCGTCCCGTTGTTGACGTGCTGATCTCCAATCCCGTAGTGGCACGGTCGGTTCGGGCTAGCCTGACACCGGCGCGGCAGCGGCAGCTCTTTGAAGAACTTGCGCCGGCGCTGAACACCGGCCTCGTCCTGGATCCGCTCGTCCTGGCCCGCTGGCTGAGTGCCATCGGCGAAGCGCCGTCCTTGGAACTGGTGCTGCGGGCTGCGCGTCTTGCCACCGCCTCGGGGCAGCCGGAGACCGCTGTCCGGTTGCTTTCGGAGGTCACCGACGGTGAGGAAAGCGCCGGGGCCGTCGTCGAACTTGCACGTGCACGCACAGCCCAGGGCGAATACGGGGCAGCAATGGGGGTGCTTGCGCGCTTCCGCGGCAGCGAATCGGTTCCGTCCGGCCAGGACCGGATCCGACTGCTGCTCGCCGAGGGCAAGGTGATGTGCATTGAGGCCACCGGACTGCGCGATCCCCGCTCCGCGGAAACTCCCGCGGAGCCGGCCCGGATGCGGCATACGGATCTCTTTGAGCAGGCGGAACAGGAGATCGCTGACCTCCGAGACAACGGGGGAGATGTCGCCGACCTGGTCAGGGAACTTGCTCTGGCCCGCGCCGAATGCCATTCCGCTCACGGCCGGTTCGTCGCCAACGCCACCTACCTGGCTGACCTGGAGCTCCCCGACGCGGGCTTCAGGATACTGCGTGCCGCCTGGCAGGCCGAGGCATGGAGCATGACCAACCGCCAGGATGACGCCGTCGAGCAGGCAGGCAAGGTGGAGCGGCTGCTCCAAGGCACGGAGCTTACTGCCGGTACCCGTGCCCGCGTGGTCAGCAGGCTGCTGCACACCTACGCGCTCACCGGGGCGCTCCCCGCCTGCGAGCGGTTGCTGGAGCGGTCTGCTGCAGAGGGAATGGAGGGCACGTACGCGGAACTGGCTGAAGGTTTACTGCATGCCTTCGCCGGCAGGCCGGAACCGGCACTCGCCGCACTGACGCCCGGGGTCAGCCAGCTGACGGTTAGCGGACCCGCGGCGTTCCTTCCGCTCGCCGCTGCCGCGGCAGCGTACTGCCACGCCGTGGAGGGGCGGAGCGAGGAAGCGCGCCGGTACCTCCAGGTACAGCGCTCGGCGGCGGACGGCGGCCCTTGGACGGTTCGCCGCGGTGCCCGGCACTTCGCGGCCCTGACCGAAGCAGCGCTTGGATCCGAGACGGGCAGTTCCCGTTTTTCCTCGCTGGCAGCGCAGGACCACCGGCGGGGAGCGTACGCCTATGAACTGCTGGCCCGGTTCACCGCCATGAGGCTGGGCGATGAGGAAAGCCTGGATGACGTCCTCTCGGTGGCGGCCAACCTGGAAGGGGACTTCGCCTCATTGTGCGAGCTTTATGCCAAGGGGCTGGGCAACGGAGACGCCCAGGTATTGCTGCGGGCGTCTGAGGTAGCCGCCGGGGTCGGGCATGTGCTGCTGGCCCGGGAAATCTCGGAACACGCCTTGAGCATCGCCTCGGGAGCCGGGGACCGCGCCACCGTCCGTTTTATCCACCGCAGCCGCCGGGTGGCAGCTCCCGATTCTCCGGCCGAAGCCGCGGACGAATTCCTGGGAGCACTTACCGCCAGGGAACGCTCCATCGCCCGGAAGGCTGTGGCGGGCACCAGCAACAAAAAAATCGCAGAGGAACTGGGCATCTCGGTCCGGACAGTCGAAGGGCATCTCTACCAGGTGTACTCCAAACTCCATGTGGGAAGCCGACGGGAACTGGCCCGAACAATTGCTGAGCAGTCAGGGGCGAAGAAATGA
- a CDS encoding LuxR C-terminal-related transcriptional regulator, translated as MEVAGRTLTASSRNPGSETGNQLGEPLLAQVKNAVAGALEALSEDRSVVVTGAAGTGKSTAMAGILAGLGDRYSVLQLRGAASWAEKPFAGLFWLLSELPPEALSDPVYVLQFLRRVFKGKAAGRRLVLAIENVEDMDAATIAVLLQLCRTGSALMLATVRDLSACTSEFVRWWSEDSVHREVLEPLRPGGTRVLLEGLAGGTVSSRLVAQVQARSRGNPLLSSVFLREQMDAGTVVRRRGIWVWTGSVSYSGALAERVEAETGGLSTAERFAADVLAVSGALPILLLLQVADPPAVERLEQNLLVSSGSAGFLRFKDPLLAEAAAALVPPGRAAEIRSRLASVQRQQKAEDNREPSPAAEMAAARVAAQEAGKLSRSGRWTEASAAAQAGLELADRCGITGRWRRDLLSELFCVFLRCGELRHAADVLAKTGEAVEGMELRGGNDLCEGIVQVLDGRADRALDSLQRAVAQFEAEGTEDLVPLAESAAAYACVLLGDGDAARGYLTAAGAGARQRTGGANAPSTDAGARTFDWETALTRSFSGLCAVYGVTIPGGNGEFTTVAAHGGPEGLPEAMLVLAAAALHGRPGAAEELREAAAGCSGESAQMYLELAEGLTALRPASLLRAAERAHGLGQYLTAHGAAGEAVRLARAQSDRARLRAARRLENASYRLLRAANSVADRLPELSDFERELALGAAAGKNSSQLAGGLHLSPRTVDWHLGRIFQKLRVSGRAELRECLEAERPRN; from the coding sequence ATGGAAGTTGCCGGACGCACCCTGACTGCAAGCAGCCGGAACCCCGGAAGTGAAACGGGAAACCAACTTGGCGAACCCCTCCTGGCGCAGGTCAAGAACGCAGTTGCAGGAGCCCTTGAAGCATTGTCCGAAGACCGGAGCGTGGTGGTGACGGGGGCCGCGGGAACAGGTAAGTCCACCGCGATGGCCGGTATCCTGGCCGGGCTCGGCGACCGCTACTCGGTGCTGCAGCTGCGCGGGGCGGCCTCGTGGGCCGAAAAACCCTTCGCCGGATTGTTCTGGCTGCTCAGCGAGCTGCCGCCTGAGGCACTGTCCGATCCGGTGTACGTACTCCAATTCCTCCGGCGGGTGTTTAAGGGCAAGGCTGCCGGACGGCGTCTTGTTCTTGCAATCGAAAACGTGGAGGACATGGATGCGGCAACCATCGCCGTCCTTCTCCAACTGTGCAGGACAGGCAGTGCCCTGATGCTGGCAACTGTCCGGGATCTCTCCGCCTGCACCAGCGAGTTCGTCCGATGGTGGTCCGAAGATTCAGTGCACAGGGAAGTCCTGGAGCCGCTGCGTCCCGGGGGAACCCGGGTGTTGCTCGAGGGATTGGCCGGGGGAACGGTTTCCAGCCGGCTGGTGGCCCAGGTACAGGCCCGGAGCCGGGGCAACCCACTGCTTTCCTCCGTGTTCCTGCGGGAACAGATGGACGCCGGGACAGTGGTCCGCCGGCGGGGAATATGGGTATGGACGGGGTCGGTGTCATATTCCGGCGCCCTCGCCGAGCGGGTGGAGGCGGAGACCGGCGGGCTGTCCACGGCGGAACGGTTCGCCGCAGACGTGCTCGCGGTCAGTGGCGCCCTTCCTATTCTTTTGCTCCTGCAGGTTGCCGATCCGCCGGCTGTGGAACGGCTTGAGCAGAATCTCCTGGTCTCCTCCGGATCAGCCGGTTTCCTTCGGTTCAAGGACCCGCTGCTAGCCGAGGCCGCGGCCGCACTGGTTCCGCCGGGCCGCGCCGCAGAGATCCGGTCCCGGCTTGCCTCGGTCCAGAGGCAGCAGAAAGCCGAAGACAACAGGGAGCCCTCACCTGCCGCGGAAATGGCTGCTGCACGGGTAGCAGCGCAGGAAGCAGGGAAATTGTCTCGCTCCGGCCGGTGGACGGAAGCCAGCGCAGCCGCGCAGGCGGGGCTGGAACTGGCGGACAGATGTGGAATAACCGGCCGCTGGCGCCGGGACCTCCTGTCGGAGCTGTTTTGTGTGTTCCTGCGCTGCGGCGAGCTGCGGCATGCGGCCGATGTCCTGGCAAAAACAGGCGAGGCAGTCGAGGGGATGGAGCTTCGAGGAGGCAATGACCTGTGCGAGGGCATTGTGCAGGTCCTGGACGGCCGCGCCGACCGTGCCTTGGACTCCCTGCAGCGGGCCGTCGCGCAGTTCGAGGCAGAAGGAACAGAGGACCTGGTTCCCCTCGCCGAATCGGCCGCAGCCTATGCCTGCGTGCTGCTTGGCGACGGCGATGCTGCCCGCGGCTACCTTACGGCGGCCGGCGCGGGCGCCCGGCAGCGTACGGGCGGTGCCAATGCTCCTTCCACGGATGCCGGCGCACGGACCTTCGACTGGGAAACCGCCCTCACCCGGAGCTTTTCCGGGTTGTGCGCCGTTTACGGCGTGACGATCCCCGGAGGCAACGGGGAGTTCACTACTGTCGCGGCACACGGCGGACCTGAGGGCCTTCCGGAGGCCATGCTGGTGTTGGCCGCTGCCGCGCTGCACGGCAGGCCTGGGGCAGCCGAGGAACTGCGGGAAGCAGCGGCCGGCTGCAGCGGGGAATCCGCGCAGATGTACCTGGAATTGGCCGAGGGGCTCACGGCGCTCCGACCCGCCAGCCTGCTCAGGGCAGCGGAGAGGGCGCACGGCCTGGGCCAGTATCTGACGGCACACGGGGCAGCCGGCGAGGCAGTCCGCCTGGCACGCGCGCAGTCGGACCGTGCGCGGCTGCGTGCAGCGCGTCGACTTGAGAACGCCAGTTACCGTTTGCTGCGGGCGGCCAACTCGGTTGCCGACCGGTTACCGGAACTGTCGGACTTTGAACGGGAGCTGGCGCTCGGGGCAGCAGCAGGGAAGAACAGTTCACAGCTGGCCGGTGGCCTGCACCTCTCGCCAAGAACAGTGGATTGGCACCTTGGCCGCATCTTTCAGAAACTACGTGTTTCGGGGCGGGCAGAACTGAGGGAGTGCCTCGAGGCGGAGCGCCCCCGTAACTGA
- the pth gene encoding aminoacyl-tRNA hydrolase, translating to MNSNTWLVAGLGNPGPGYSRNRHNIGQMVLDELASRMGGKFKTHRSHASIVEGRLGIGGPRVVLAKPLTYMNLSGGPVSSLARFFDIDPGHVVAVHDEIDIPFNTVKLKLGGGEGGHNGLRDISKALGTKDYLRVRVGVGRPPGRMDTADYVLKDFSGTEAKELPFLVGDAADAVELLLSEGLTTAQQKFHATGA from the coding sequence GTGAACAGCAACACCTGGCTTGTAGCCGGGCTCGGCAACCCCGGGCCCGGCTACAGCCGTAACCGGCACAATATCGGTCAGATGGTCCTCGACGAGCTGGCCTCCCGGATGGGCGGAAAGTTCAAGACCCACCGGTCGCACGCCTCCATTGTCGAAGGACGCCTCGGGATCGGCGGACCGCGCGTAGTGCTGGCCAAACCGCTGACCTATATGAACCTCTCCGGCGGCCCGGTTTCCTCCCTGGCACGGTTCTTCGATATCGACCCCGGACACGTGGTGGCCGTGCATGACGAGATCGACATCCCTTTCAACACCGTTAAGCTCAAGCTCGGCGGAGGAGAAGGCGGACACAACGGTCTCCGGGACATCAGCAAGGCCCTGGGCACCAAGGACTACCTCCGTGTGAGGGTAGGCGTCGGCCGACCGCCCGGGCGCATGGATACCGCGGATTACGTGCTCAAGGATTTTTCCGGTACCGAGGCCAAGGAGCTTCCGTTCCTCGTCGGCGACGCCGCCGATGCCGTGGAGCTGCTCCTGTCCGAGGGCCTTACCACCGCTCAGCAGAAGTTTCACGCCACAGGCGCCTGA
- a CDS encoding LuxR family transcriptional regulator, with translation MNARSLTGRDTVLASVLQSLRRPAGHGAAVAAEAGLGKTALATAVVQEMQAEMPVYWVYSSPALKSVPYGALAALLPDLAQGQTGSALAVMRALMARIIPQAPAGGAPADQPGAAPLVVVDDAHDIDVPSFDLLVQLLDARHIRLLVLTRSFRDISGVLPHMWDGQVTRHHLLPLDELDVLQLCQQELQGQVSTTAAVELARLTGGNPMYLLAFLDEAVRSGFLVQRQGIWGTTESETPVGGRVGDLVKAQIRGLDPEDRTALEIISLAEPLPLRLAFRLGLHASVDRLADFLLVVVSGASDAGQVVRPLHPIYGEVVRGMVPAARSARLLKQLQAVLAGVDIGEEGQLHLVSWSLALGVQVPEQELLYAAETANNRSDPRLALRAAAAVGRGVLRIPARIQEARALLLLGEAGQAAATLEGTLEQAPDLRTVKQSMMVHVQLAQQSTTGTGWEVPLASQWNRAIDRLSGSQPAQAVEAARCGAHMLRLLSRVWAGEYAQTELELAEVLRKARESADTEAILFAEAITAEVHVATGRAQTALEHSTTAMELLREATAGSKLFGPFILHRHLTALLWLGEWEQLQRSVASADSPVQRALLHSGGVADFAMGMSHLRSNALHEAVKDFSAAVQASTGNDPEGILPLSLAMGSFAAASLGQREVAGRLLAAAGRTPPRGPEQYRLLAEGILAGGRFALDADGSYLQKLRDTAAAAQERSFTAVEFTLRHLSMRLGDFSEAGRLLKVTEGFEGPQALVMNRVTRAVLDQDSAALVALASDPEPELDLQLARQCLLEAQRLARRNNDRALLNRIHRLTGRHGGGNRSMLPELTRRERDVAALVAAGQRNAEIASALNLSVRTVEGHIYRTYEKLGISRREELRERFPLLDRPSGGWNRPAPAE, from the coding sequence TTGAACGCACGGTCGCTGACGGGCCGGGACACCGTCCTTGCCTCCGTGCTGCAGAGCCTGCGCCGCCCCGCGGGCCACGGTGCCGCCGTGGCGGCGGAAGCCGGGCTTGGCAAAACCGCCCTGGCAACGGCTGTCGTCCAGGAGATGCAGGCCGAGATGCCCGTTTACTGGGTGTACTCCAGCCCTGCCCTGAAGTCCGTGCCGTACGGTGCACTGGCTGCGCTCCTGCCTGACCTGGCGCAAGGGCAGACGGGGTCTGCCCTTGCGGTGATGCGTGCCCTGATGGCCCGCATCATTCCCCAGGCACCCGCGGGGGGAGCACCCGCGGACCAGCCGGGTGCGGCACCGTTGGTGGTAGTTGACGACGCGCACGATATTGACGTCCCCAGCTTCGACCTACTCGTCCAACTCCTTGACGCCCGCCACATCAGGCTGCTCGTCCTCACCCGGTCCTTCCGGGACATTTCGGGCGTGCTGCCGCACATGTGGGACGGTCAGGTAACCCGCCACCACCTCCTGCCGCTGGACGAACTGGACGTCCTTCAGCTGTGCCAGCAGGAGCTCCAAGGCCAGGTCAGCACCACGGCCGCGGTTGAGCTGGCCCGTCTCACCGGAGGAAATCCCATGTACCTGCTCGCCTTCCTTGACGAGGCGGTGCGCAGCGGTTTCCTGGTCCAGCGGCAGGGGATCTGGGGAACGACGGAAAGCGAGACGCCCGTCGGCGGACGCGTGGGAGACCTCGTCAAGGCCCAGATCCGGGGTCTGGACCCGGAGGACCGCACGGCGCTGGAGATCATTTCGCTTGCTGAACCGCTGCCGCTGCGGCTTGCGTTCCGGCTGGGACTGCATGCCTCCGTGGACCGTCTTGCGGATTTCCTCCTGGTGGTGGTTTCAGGTGCGTCCGACGCCGGGCAGGTTGTGCGTCCGCTGCATCCGATCTATGGAGAAGTTGTCCGGGGGATGGTTCCGGCTGCCCGCAGTGCACGCCTGCTTAAACAGCTGCAAGCCGTGCTGGCAGGCGTGGACATCGGGGAGGAAGGGCAACTCCACCTTGTCTCGTGGTCCTTGGCACTCGGGGTGCAGGTCCCGGAGCAGGAGCTGTTGTATGCCGCGGAAACGGCAAACAACCGATCCGATCCCCGGCTGGCGCTGAGGGCTGCCGCTGCTGTCGGAAGAGGGGTGCTGCGCATACCGGCACGCATACAGGAGGCGCGCGCACTGCTGCTGCTCGGCGAAGCGGGCCAGGCGGCGGCAACGTTGGAGGGGACACTCGAGCAGGCACCGGACCTGCGCACCGTGAAGCAGTCGATGATGGTGCACGTCCAGCTGGCGCAGCAGTCCACAACCGGGACCGGCTGGGAGGTTCCCCTGGCCAGCCAGTGGAACCGCGCAATAGACCGCTTGTCCGGGAGCCAGCCGGCGCAGGCGGTTGAGGCGGCCCGCTGCGGGGCGCACATGCTCCGTCTTCTGTCCCGGGTTTGGGCGGGCGAATACGCCCAAACAGAACTGGAACTGGCGGAGGTACTCCGCAAGGCACGTGAAAGCGCAGACACCGAGGCAATCCTTTTTGCCGAAGCGATAACGGCCGAGGTCCACGTGGCGACGGGCCGGGCCCAAACCGCGCTTGAACACAGTACGACTGCCATGGAACTGTTACGGGAAGCCACTGCCGGTTCAAAGCTCTTTGGTCCGTTTATCCTGCACCGGCATCTCACCGCGCTGCTCTGGCTTGGGGAATGGGAACAACTGCAGCGGTCCGTTGCCTCCGCGGATTCACCCGTTCAGCGCGCGCTGCTGCATTCCGGCGGTGTCGCGGATTTTGCGATGGGCATGAGCCACCTGCGTTCCAATGCCCTGCACGAGGCCGTGAAGGATTTTTCCGCTGCAGTCCAAGCGTCGACCGGCAACGATCCCGAAGGAATCCTTCCGCTGTCCCTGGCGATGGGTTCCTTTGCCGCTGCGAGCCTTGGGCAACGGGAAGTTGCCGGACGGCTGCTTGCCGCTGCGGGAAGGACTCCGCCGCGGGGACCGGAGCAATACCGGCTTTTGGCCGAGGGTATTCTCGCCGGGGGACGGTTTGCGCTGGACGCCGACGGCTCCTACCTGCAAAAGCTTCGCGACACCGCCGCTGCGGCGCAGGAGCGTTCCTTCACAGCGGTGGAGTTCACGCTGCGCCACCTGTCCATGCGTCTGGGCGACTTTTCCGAGGCCGGCCGCCTGCTGAAGGTGACGGAGGGATTCGAGGGACCGCAGGCTCTGGTCATGAACCGGGTGACCCGAGCCGTCCTGGACCAGGACAGCGCTGCGTTGGTGGCACTGGCCTCGGACCCGGAGCCGGAACTTGACCTGCAGCTGGCCCGGCAATGCCTGCTCGAAGCCCAGCGGCTGGCCCGCAGGAACAACGACCGTGCCTTGTTGAACCGGATCCATCGGCTGACCGGACGGCACGGCGGCGGGAACCGCAGCATGCTTCCGGAGTTGACCCGGCGGGAGCGCGATGTTGCTGCGCTGGTCGCCGCCGGACAGCGCAACGCCGAAATAGCCAGCGCGCTGAACCTCTCCGTCCGAACAGTCGAAGGGCATATCTACCGCACGTACGAAAAACTGGGGATCAGCCGCCGGGAAGAACTGAGGGAACGGTTTCCCCTGCTTGACCGCCCCTCCGGAGGTTGGAACCGGCCCGCTCCGGCCGAGTAA